A region from the Candidatus Bathyarchaeum sp. genome encodes:
- a CDS encoding asparagine synthase C-terminal domain-containing protein has product MAASDNKELMANLDEVITELRDLLQKAVDKNRTEDMLFSGGIDTSILAAILAKETKIRGFTCLFKEGKPKDTEYSKIMSKKLGIEQHINNFGEEQVLEAIPDVVKVLDSFDPMEVRNSITINIGLRYAKTFGCTKLITGDGADELFAGYHMFYKHVGDKETLTEKLKKMWGIMAFSTSTLGENLGIDVRQPFLDPAVQKFAMSTDPRYYVQEERGQVWGKWILRKAYENDIAPEVRWRDKNPIEVGSGTTILPRYLANKIPDSEFNAKKKKILETDGVTIRDKEQLIYYEAYREAVGVPTAEDPDARTCPQCNSNVAENAVVCRRCGAYPISMNARSITNENAYQDDK; this is encoded by the coding sequence ATGGCAGCTTCAGATAATAAAGAACTTATGGCAAATCTTGACGAAGTCATTACCGAGCTTCGCGATTTGCTTCAAAAGGCTGTGGACAAAAATCGAACCGAAGACATGCTCTTTTCGGGGGGCATTGACACAAGCATCCTTGCCGCAATCTTGGCAAAGGAGACTAAAATTCGTGGGTTCACTTGTCTTTTCAAAGAGGGAAAACCCAAGGATACTGAATATTCCAAGATTATGTCCAAAAAACTAGGCATTGAACAGCACATTAACAACTTTGGGGAAGAACAAGTTCTTGAAGCAATCCCCGACGTCGTTAAAGTCTTAGATTCTTTTGACCCAATGGAAGTTCGAAACAGCATAACAATCAACATTGGATTAAGGTACGCAAAAACCTTCGGTTGCACTAAACTCATAACCGGAGATGGAGCTGACGAACTCTTTGCTGGATATCACATGTTCTACAAACATGTAGGTGACAAAGAAACACTAACTGAAAAGCTCAAAAAAATGTGGGGAATCATGGCATTTTCCACTAGCACGCTAGGCGAAAACCTAGGAATTGATGTGCGTCAACCTTTCTTGGATCCTGCAGTTCAAAAATTTGCCATGAGCACTGACCCCCGATACTACGTTCAAGAAGAACGCGGACAAGTTTGGGGCAAATGGATTCTCCGAAAAGCCTACGAAAACGACATCGCACCTGAAGTAAGATGGAGAGACAAAAACCCCATCGAAGTAGGTTCAGGAACCACCATTTTGCCTCGATATCTGGCAAACAAAATCCCTGATTCTGAATTTAATGCTAAAAAGAAGAAGATTCTAGAAACAGATGGCGTTACTATTCGTGACAAAGAACAACTAATCTATTACGAAGCCTACCGCGAAGCAGTGGGCGTTCCCACAGCAGAGGATCCTGATGCTCGGACATGTCCACAGTGTAACAGCAATGTTGCAGAAAACGCAGTCGTTTGTCGCCGATGTGGTGCATACCCAATCTCTATGAACGCAAGGTCCATCACTAACGAAAACGCCTATCAAGACGACAAGTAA
- the fhcD gene encoding formylmethanofuran--tetrahydromethanopterin N-formyltransferase — translation MMAKLEIVKKEGNDFVVKVPGRENTIKIEDTFAEMFPMWASRILVTAATEKWALIAAKTATGFASSIIGSPAEAAVEGIVPASETPDGRPGAIIQIYHSSRGALKGQISARIGQCIMTCPTTAVFDALPKSKRRIKIGRSLRVFGDGFQKADEIAGRKVWRIPVMEGEFVIQDDFGVMKAIAGGALLILAKDQATALKATEDAVEAIDKNVPGAVMTFPGGICRSGSKVGSMNYKLPASTNHLFCPTLKDQIPDSKLPAEVNSVYEIVINTLNLTVMKKALAAGIKAAAKVQGVVQITAPNYGGKLGPYKADLKEAIGQ, via the coding sequence ATGATGGCAAAACTTGAAATTGTTAAAAAAGAAGGAAACGACTTTGTCGTAAAAGTGCCCGGACGCGAAAACACCATCAAAATAGAGGACACATTCGCCGAAATGTTCCCCATGTGGGCAAGCAGAATTTTGGTAACCGCTGCCACAGAAAAATGGGCATTAATCGCAGCAAAAACCGCAACTGGTTTTGCATCATCCATTATCGGGTCACCCGCAGAAGCCGCAGTTGAAGGAATCGTCCCCGCAAGTGAAACCCCAGACGGACGCCCAGGTGCAATCATTCAAATTTACCACAGCTCACGCGGCGCCTTGAAAGGCCAAATTTCAGCAAGAATTGGACAATGTATCATGACATGCCCAACAACAGCAGTTTTTGATGCTCTGCCCAAATCAAAACGCCGAATAAAAATTGGACGAAGCCTCCGAGTTTTCGGTGACGGATTCCAAAAAGCCGACGAAATCGCAGGACGCAAAGTCTGGCGCATTCCCGTAATGGAAGGCGAATTTGTTATTCAAGATGATTTCGGAGTAATGAAAGCCATTGCAGGTGGAGCTTTACTGATTTTGGCGAAAGATCAGGCAACAGCCCTCAAAGCAACAGAAGATGCCGTAGAAGCAATCGACAAAAACGTCCCTGGAGCAGTAATGACATTCCCGGGTGGCATTTGTCGTTCAGGGTCTAAAGTTGGTTCAATGAACTACAAACTTCCTGCTTCAACTAACCATTTGTTCTGTCCAACCCTTAAAGACCAAATTCCCGATTCTAAACTGCCTGCTGAGGTTAACAGTGTTTATGAGATTGTCATTAACACTTTGAATCTAACAGTCATGAAGAAAGCCTTGGCCGCAGGAATCAAAGCCGCAGCAAAAGTTCAAGGTGTTGTTCAAATTACTGCACCTAACTATGGCGGCAAACTTGGTCCATACAAAGCAGACCTCAAAGAGGCAATCGGCCAATAG